Within Actinoplanes sp. L3-i22, the genomic segment TAGAGGACGAGCAGCACCGCGACGGCCCGCAGTCCGTCGAGCCAACCCCACCGCCCGGACATCGGGCCACCATAGTGACCCGCGGCCCGCCGATCAACATCGCGTCGATCGATCGACGTGGCCGCCGGCCCCGGCCCGGACCGCCTCGGAATCCGTCAACACATTGAAGATCGACATCTTCTGGAATCGGCCACAACTGTTTGCCGCGATGTCCGTCCCGCGAGGAGAATGCTGATTCTCGGGTGAACTGAGCCGCGCGACCGGGGGTATCCAGGGAATAGGATCGGTCTTCCGGCCCGGAGGATCGAGGCGAGAAAGGGTTACGGGGATGGCCGGTCAGGAAGCGCTCGGCCGTGAATACCTGCTGCACGAGGAGATCGGCCGCGGGGCGATCGCGGTCGTCCGGCGGGCCAGCCGGCGTTCCGGTGGCCCTCCGCTCGCGGCCAAGGTGATGCGGCCCGAGCTGGCCGGTGACCGGCGGGTGCGGGCACTGTTCCTGCGGGAGGAAGCCGCGCTCCGGGCCGTCGACCATCCCGGCGTCGTGCGTTTCCTCGATCTCGTCGTCGAGGGCGGCACCCTGGCCCTGCTGATGGAGTTCGTGGACGGTCCGGATCTGCGCCGCCACCTCGCCGACCGCGGCGGCCGGCTGAGCCCGGCCGAGACCGCGGCGATCGCGGCCCAGGTGGCGGACGCGCTGGCGGCCGCGCACGCGCGCGGCGTCGTCCATCTGGACCTCAAACCCGAAAACCTTCTTGTCGTACGGGGTACCGACCCGCCCGAGGTCCGGGTGACCGACTTCGGGGTCGCGGCCCTGCTGATGGACGCCGACCGTGGCGCCGCCGGGGGCACGCCCGGCTACACCGCCCCGGAGATCTGGCACGGCACCCCGCCCACCCCGGCCGCGGACGTGTACTCCCTCGGCGTCCTGCTCGTCGAGCTGGTCACCGGCGACCTCCAGGGCGACCCGGAGGCCCTCCCGCCAGAGTTGTCCGGCCCGGCCCTGTCCTGCCTGACCCCGGACGCCAGCCGCCGCCCGACGGCCCAGCGACTCGCCACCTACCTGCAAAGCCTGGTCGCCTCCGAAATCCTCACCCCCACTCACCCCTCACCCTCCCAGTCGTCGTCCGCCCCGCCTCCGCCCACAGCCCCGGCCGGCTTCCCGCCGGCCCGATCCGACCTCGCCGGCGCGGCGAGCGGGGGAGCGGACCGGGATCCTCAGATCACCCGGCAGACCACCGTGCGCGGCGCGGACGCCGGCAGCGGCCCCTGGGCCGGCGCATTCGCTGGCGCGCAGCCACCGTTCGCTGGTGCGCAGCAACCGTTCGCGGGCGCGCAGCAACCGTTCGCGGGCGCGCAGCAACCGGCAGCCACCCCGGACGCACCCGACCACCTGGGCCTCTGGGCCGGCCAGCTCGCCGGTGCACCGTCCACCATCGCCCGCCCGCCCGGAGCACCGAGCCTCGGCCAGCCGAACGTTGGCCAGCCAGGCGTTGGTCAGCCGGGCCTTGGTCAGCCGGGCCCTGGTCAGCCGGGTTCCGGACAGCATGGCCTCGGGCAGTCGATCGTGTTGCCGGGCCCCGGGCAATCGGCCGCGTCGCCGGGTCTCGGGCAGGCGACCGCCAGGTCTGGCTACGGCGCCACGTCTGGCTACGGCGCCGCGGCCGGCCACGGCTGGAGCTCGTCGCCGGCCGGGGCGCGGGAGACGCCGCTGCGCCCTGGGGCGACACCTCCGGCCGTACCGTCGAATTTGTCTAAACCCGGCGGCGGAAAGCGGCGCTGGCACCGGGGGCCGCTGGTGACCCTCGGCGTGGTCGTCGCGGTCGCCGCCGCGCTGATCGGGGTCAACATCGCCACCGCAGCCGATCGGCGCGCCGACCAGAAGAGCGCCGCGGCGGTCGGGGTGACCAGCGCGCCACCCTCGCCCGGGGAAGCCGGCCAGGTCGCGACCCTGCCACCCACCGAGCCGGTCCGGACCGGCGCGAACACCACCGCGCCCGCCCCCGTGCGGATCACCCTGGCCGGGCACGTCGCGGACGACGCCGGCACGCTGGCGATCTCGATCCGCGATCAGCAGGCGATCGCATACATCTGTGACGGCAACAAGGTCGAGGCCTGGCTGAAGGGCACCGCCAAGAACGGTGACCTGAGCCTGTCCGGCAAGGACGGATCCCGGATCGTCGGCACGTTCGACACGGACAGCGCCCGCGGCAAGGTCACCGTCATCGGCAAGACCCACGACTTCACGGTGCGAACGGTGACGAAGCCGTCCGGTCTGTACCGGACCTCCGCCAAGGTCCGCAACGCGCAGATCAAGGGCTCCTGGATCGTCCTCCCGGACGGTCGCCAGGTCGGCGTCCTCCTCCAGGGCGCGAAGGCCGGCCCCGCCCCGGAACTGGACGTCGCCAACCGGACCACCACCATCGACGGCACCTCGGTCGCCGTGACCGCCGTCGACGCCGACACCGGCACCGGCTTTTGACGTGGCCCCGTCCGGCACGGCCTCGCCGGCCCGGCTGCTCTGGCTCCCTCCGTTCGTGGGCGTCGGTGTCGCGGTCGGCCTCGGCGTCTACGGGCGCCTCCATCACCCGTCGAACGTCTCCCTGTTCGGCTCGCTCGGCCAGCCCGTCGTCATCAAGGTGACCCTGACCAGCGCCGTCCTGGTCCTCGCCGTTGTCCAGCTGGTCTCGGCGTTCGCCCTCTACGGCCGCCTGCCGTCGCGCTCCTGGACGCCCGCCCTGCACCGCTGGAGCGGTCGGTTCGCCGTCCTCCTCTCCCTGCCCGTCGCGGTCCACTGCCTCTATGCGTTCGGATTCGGTTTCGACAGCCCCCGGGTCCTGGCGCATTCCGTGCTCGGTTGCCTGTTCTACGGTGCCTTCGCGGCGAAGATGCTGATCCTCGGTGCGCCCGGCGCCGGTCGTGTGTGGGTCCTGCCGCTGGCCGGCGGCCTGGTCTTCACCGCGCTGGCCGGCCTGTGGCTCACCGCCGTCCTCTGGTTCTTCCTGACCTGACCGGCCTTGCCCAGCGGCCCAGGACTCCGCAGGCCGGGCCCGGCCGGTTGAGGTCAGCGGGCCGGGCGGCCGATCGGGCTGGGCCGGTCGGGCTCAGCGGGCCGTGCCGTGCCGCGCCGTGCCGTGCCGTGCCGGGCCGTGCCGTGCCGTGCCGTGCCGCGCCGCGCCGCGCCGCGCCGCGCCGCGCCGGGTCGGGTCGGACCGTGCCGTGCCGCGCCGTGGCGGACCCGGCTGGGCCGGGCTGGGACGTTCGTGCTGGGTAGGCAAGGCTCGGTGGGCCGGGCAGGTCGGGCTCAGCAGGTCGGGTAGGACGAGACCGGCCACGCGACCGACTGCGGCTGCCGATACTGCTTGTCGAGGTCGATGTGATCGCCCATCAGATGGTTCCGGCGCTGGAGCTCGGCCCAGAACACCGGGTCGAGATAGATCGCCGGATTCCACACGGACTGCGTCTGCTCACCGATCGGCCCCAGGTAGAGCAGAGCGTCGGCGAGCGCCCCGAACGGCACCCCGCACTCGCCGGGCAGATAGCCGAACTCCCCGGAGTCGGCGGTCGCCAGCCAGGTCCCGGCCGCCGGGATGACGGCCCGCCGCGCTGCCGACGCCAGCCGTGGATGCCCGCCGGCGAGGATCACGTAGGCCCTCTCCCCGGTCTGCTGCTCGATCTGGGCGATCCCGCCGCCACCGATCGCTCCCGGCGGCGCGTGCTTCACGTGGTTGCTGCCGTAGAAGATCAGCGCCCGCCGGCCCTTCGCGAGCACCTCCCGCTTGATCACCGACGCCATGTGCCCGTCCCGGTCGAGCTCCTCGACCTCCTTCCGGCTCCGGACCCGGGACCAGTCGACCGGCGGGTCGCCCAGGAGCACCCGGATCCGCCGGCTCGCCGGGAGCGGCCAGTTGACCGCCCGCACCGTCCGGTAGAACTGCTCGTAGCAGGGCGCGTCCAGACTCACCGCCGGTGACTGCGTGGTGTTGCGCCAGACCAGGCGCAGCTTGTCGTTCTCCACCGCCGGGCCGGCCACGAACCGGTCGATGGTCGGCTGGTAGAGCGCGTTGCCGAACTC encodes:
- a CDS encoding serine/threonine-protein kinase — protein: MAGQEALGREYLLHEEIGRGAIAVVRRASRRSGGPPLAAKVMRPELAGDRRVRALFLREEAALRAVDHPGVVRFLDLVVEGGTLALLMEFVDGPDLRRHLADRGGRLSPAETAAIAAQVADALAAAHARGVVHLDLKPENLLVVRGTDPPEVRVTDFGVAALLMDADRGAAGGTPGYTAPEIWHGTPPTPAADVYSLGVLLVELVTGDLQGDPEALPPELSGPALSCLTPDASRRPTAQRLATYLQSLVASEILTPTHPSPSQSSSAPPPPTAPAGFPPARSDLAGAASGGADRDPQITRQTTVRGADAGSGPWAGAFAGAQPPFAGAQQPFAGAQQPFAGAQQPAATPDAPDHLGLWAGQLAGAPSTIARPPGAPSLGQPNVGQPGVGQPGLGQPGPGQPGSGQHGLGQSIVLPGPGQSAASPGLGQATARSGYGATSGYGAAAGHGWSSSPAGARETPLRPGATPPAVPSNLSKPGGGKRRWHRGPLVTLGVVVAVAAALIGVNIATAADRRADQKSAAAVGVTSAPPSPGEAGQVATLPPTEPVRTGANTTAPAPVRITLAGHVADDAGTLAISIRDQQAIAYICDGNKVEAWLKGTAKNGDLSLSGKDGSRIVGTFDTDSARGKVTVIGKTHDFTVRTVTKPSGLYRTSAKVRNAQIKGSWIVLPDGRQVGVLLQGAKAGPAPELDVANRTTTIDGTSVAVTAVDADTGTGF
- a CDS encoding DUF6529 family protein — its product is MGVGVAVGLGVYGRLHHPSNVSLFGSLGQPVVIKVTLTSAVLVLAVVQLVSAFALYGRLPSRSWTPALHRWSGRFAVLLSLPVAVHCLYAFGFGFDSPRVLAHSVLGCLFYGAFAAKMLILGAPGAGRVWVLPLAGGLVFTALAGLWLTAVLWFFLT